The Agrococcus carbonis genome has a window encoding:
- the recQ gene encoding DNA helicase RecQ: MRDDRTDGRIDGPIDDWLPPSDDDAPEPPEPSEPWDSWGDDGWVPPDDADAPPAGGGWATASPGGARAATAARPAPRAARAHAPGVAASAKAATPLEALTRVWGYDAFRGQQAEVIDEVVAGRDAVVLMPTGGGKSLCYQIPSLVREGTGVVISPLIALMHDQVDALEQLGVRAAYLNSTQSVDERRDVERRLLAGELDLLYLAPERLPVAQGLLDAAPIALFAIDEAHCVSQWGHDFRPDYLQLSMLGERWPGVPRIALTATATVETRAEIVERLGLDGAQVFVSSFDRPNIQYRIAPKQDAKAQLLRIIRDEHPGAAGIVYCLLRRSVESTAEWLRAQGVDALPYHAGLDGGTRAANQQRFLREDGVVMVATIAFGMGIDKPDVRFVAHLDLPKSVEGYYQETGRAGRDGEPSTAWLAYGLQDVVQQRRMIAEGEGDAQRKRNQTLHLDAMLALCETVECRRVQLLAYFGQASEACGNCDTCLTPPDSYGGTVPAQKLLSTIVRLQRERRQAYGAGHLVDILVGADTERIRRFGHDGLATYGIGADLPAAQWRGIVRQLLAQGLLRVQGEYGVLALTDASAAVLAGEREVRLRHETKAPARAAKRSASTIALDDAQQAVFQALRSWRAATAKEQAVPAYVVFNDKTLAAIAERRPATIVELSTITGVGESKLERYGEAVLGVLAEA, encoded by the coding sequence ATGCGCGACGACCGCACCGACGGCCGCATCGACGGCCCGATCGACGACTGGTTGCCGCCGAGCGACGACGACGCACCTGAGCCGCCCGAGCCGTCTGAGCCGTGGGACTCGTGGGGCGACGACGGCTGGGTGCCGCCGGACGACGCCGACGCGCCGCCCGCCGGCGGCGGCTGGGCGACCGCATCGCCCGGCGGGGCGCGAGCTGCGACCGCCGCTCGCCCTGCGCCGCGCGCTGCCCGCGCGCACGCGCCGGGCGTCGCCGCGTCGGCGAAGGCCGCCACGCCGCTCGAGGCGCTCACCCGGGTGTGGGGCTACGACGCCTTCCGCGGGCAGCAGGCCGAGGTGATCGACGAGGTCGTCGCGGGCCGCGACGCGGTCGTGCTCATGCCCACCGGCGGCGGCAAGAGCCTCTGCTACCAGATCCCCTCGCTCGTGCGCGAGGGGACGGGCGTCGTCATCAGCCCGCTCATCGCCCTCATGCACGACCAGGTCGACGCGCTCGAGCAGCTCGGGGTGCGGGCCGCCTACCTCAACTCGACGCAGTCCGTCGACGAGCGCCGCGACGTCGAGCGCCGGCTGCTCGCGGGCGAGCTCGACCTGCTCTACCTCGCGCCCGAGCGCCTGCCGGTCGCGCAGGGCCTGCTCGACGCCGCGCCCATCGCGCTCTTCGCGATCGACGAGGCGCACTGCGTGAGCCAGTGGGGCCACGACTTCCGCCCCGACTACCTGCAGCTGTCGATGCTCGGCGAGCGCTGGCCCGGGGTGCCGCGCATCGCGCTCACCGCGACCGCGACCGTCGAGACGCGCGCCGAGATCGTCGAGCGGCTCGGGCTCGACGGCGCGCAGGTGTTCGTCTCGAGCTTCGACCGGCCCAACATCCAGTACCGCATCGCGCCGAAGCAGGATGCGAAGGCGCAGCTGCTGCGCATCATCCGCGACGAGCACCCCGGCGCCGCCGGGATCGTCTACTGCCTATTGCGCCGCTCGGTCGAGTCGACGGCCGAGTGGCTGCGCGCCCAGGGCGTCGACGCGCTCCCGTACCACGCGGGCCTCGACGGCGGCACCCGCGCGGCGAACCAGCAGCGCTTCCTGCGCGAGGACGGCGTCGTCATGGTCGCGACGATCGCGTTCGGCATGGGCATCGACAAGCCCGATGTGCGCTTCGTCGCCCACCTCGACCTGCCGAAGTCGGTCGAGGGCTACTACCAGGAGACCGGCCGCGCGGGCCGCGACGGCGAGCCCTCGACCGCGTGGCTCGCCTACGGGCTGCAGGACGTCGTGCAGCAGCGGCGGATGATCGCCGAGGGGGAGGGCGACGCGCAGCGCAAGCGCAACCAGACCCTGCACCTCGACGCGATGCTCGCGCTCTGCGAGACGGTCGAGTGCCGGCGCGTGCAGCTGCTCGCCTACTTCGGGCAGGCGAGCGAGGCGTGCGGCAACTGCGACACGTGCCTCACCCCGCCCGACTCCTACGGCGGCACGGTCCCGGCGCAGAAGCTGCTCTCGACGATCGTGCGGCTGCAGCGCGAGCGCCGGCAGGCGTACGGCGCGGGGCACCTCGTCGACATCCTCGTCGGGGCCGACACCGAGCGCATCCGCCGATTCGGCCACGACGGGCTCGCGACCTACGGCATCGGCGCCGATCTGCCCGCAGCGCAGTGGCGGGGGATCGTGCGCCAGCTGCTCGCGCAGGGGCTGCTGCGCGTGCAGGGGGAGTACGGCGTGCTCGCGCTCACGGATGCGTCGGCCGCGGTGCTCGCGGGCGAGCGCGAGGTGCGCCTGCGGCACGAGACGAAGGCGCCCGCGCGCGCTGCGAAGCGGTCGGCGTCGACGATCGCGCTCGACGACGCGCAGCAGGCGGTGTTCCAGGCGCTGCGCTCCTGGCGCGCGGCGACGGCGAAGGAGCAGGCGGTTCCCGCCTACGTCGTGTTCAACGACAAGACGCTCGCGGCGATCGCCGAGCGCCGGCCGGCAACGATCGTCGAGCTCTCGACCATCACGGGGGTCGGCGAGTCGAAGCTCGAGCGCTACGGCGAGGCGGTGCTGGGGGTGCTCGCCGAGGCATGA
- a CDS encoding CapA family protein, whose amino-acid sequence MRRPLLAALAAALLLTGCQQGALDPAPSATGSATQPTPSATPSPTPEPVTVSVSAMGDMLPHDSVTADARQPDGSYEYGHFFDAARPIWADSDLVYCNQEAPSGGVELGLTYFPAFNAPVEFAEGLAAAGCNTIGLGNNHTFDRGQEGIDRTRAVWDELDPLLIHGAFRSEEEQAEVPTTQIAGADGGELTVAFLNFVDLSNTPTNDYAVTWLTDPLVEEQLAEAERIADATIVAVHWGDEYSPTVNARQREQAQRLADLGAEVILGTHPHVLQTAEWLEREDGTRAFVYYSLGNALTTQMAVPRVVSAVAQFDLVGMPGGPVEVVDPAAVPLYMHFDLTPTQFVTQDWIHRRNLQLHPLVDAAEPITRSAWRNELTVESGVQLVTDALGPQVRIITDSFAQ is encoded by the coding sequence ATGCGGCGCCCGCTCCTCGCCGCGCTCGCGGCCGCGCTGCTGCTGACCGGCTGCCAGCAGGGCGCGCTCGACCCGGCGCCCTCGGCCACCGGCAGCGCCACGCAGCCCACCCCATCCGCGACCCCGAGCCCGACGCCCGAGCCCGTGACGGTGTCGGTGAGCGCGATGGGCGACATGCTGCCGCACGACTCGGTGACGGCCGACGCCCGCCAGCCCGACGGCAGCTACGAGTACGGGCACTTCTTCGACGCCGCGCGGCCGATCTGGGCCGACAGCGACCTCGTCTACTGCAACCAGGAGGCGCCGAGCGGCGGCGTCGAGCTCGGCCTGACGTACTTCCCTGCGTTCAACGCCCCGGTCGAGTTCGCCGAGGGCCTCGCCGCGGCGGGCTGCAACACCATCGGCCTCGGCAACAACCACACCTTCGACCGCGGCCAGGAGGGCATCGACCGCACGCGCGCGGTGTGGGACGAGCTCGACCCGCTGCTCATCCACGGCGCCTTCCGCTCGGAGGAGGAGCAGGCCGAGGTGCCGACGACGCAGATCGCGGGCGCCGACGGCGGCGAGCTGACCGTCGCGTTCCTCAACTTCGTCGACCTGTCGAACACGCCCACGAACGACTACGCCGTGACGTGGCTCACCGACCCGCTCGTCGAGGAGCAGCTCGCCGAGGCCGAGCGCATCGCCGACGCCACGATCGTCGCCGTGCACTGGGGCGACGAGTACTCGCCGACCGTGAACGCGCGCCAGCGCGAGCAGGCGCAGCGGCTCGCCGACCTCGGCGCCGAGGTCATCCTCGGCACCCACCCGCACGTGCTGCAGACCGCCGAGTGGCTCGAGCGCGAGGACGGCACGCGCGCGTTCGTCTACTACTCGCTCGGCAACGCCCTCACGACGCAGATGGCGGTGCCGCGGGTCGTGAGCGCGGTCGCGCAGTTCGACCTCGTCGGCATGCCCGGCGGCCCCGTCGAGGTCGTCGACCCCGCCGCGGTGCCGCTCTACATGCACTTCGACCTGACGCCCACGCAGTTCGTCACGCAGGACTGGATCCACCGCCGCAACCTGCAGCTGCACCCGCTCGTCGACGCGGCCGAGCCCATCACGCGCTCGGCGTGGCGGAACGAGCTGACGGTCGAGTCGGGCGTGCAG
- a CDS encoding HpcH/HpaI aldolase/citrate lyase family protein: MPRHSVSPLIARSWLLVPASKPELFEIAQASDADAIIIDIEDAVAAKDKAQARADTIEWLSTGHRAWVRINDAASEFWSTDLAELKEAPGLEGVMLAKTESSSHVDDTADRLPEEMPILALVETARGLQNVAQIASAPSTFRIAFGTGDFKRDTATGEDPIALAYARSQLVIASRAARLPAPIDGPTLAMDALEEGTRLAKEMGMSGKLCLTHTHAATINAGLAPSVEEVAWAHGFVRAFEESGGKITDGSDLPRLARAQKIQAQARDFGIEVDPATLAELNY; the protein is encoded by the coding sequence GTGCCTCGCCATTCCGTGTCGCCCCTGATCGCCCGCTCCTGGCTGCTCGTGCCGGCCTCGAAGCCCGAGCTCTTCGAGATCGCGCAGGCCAGCGACGCCGACGCCATCATCATCGACATCGAGGATGCGGTCGCGGCGAAGGACAAGGCGCAGGCGCGCGCGGACACGATCGAGTGGCTGAGCACGGGCCACCGCGCCTGGGTGCGCATCAACGACGCGGCGAGCGAGTTCTGGAGCACCGACCTGGCCGAGCTCAAGGAGGCGCCGGGGCTCGAGGGCGTCATGCTGGCGAAGACGGAGTCGTCCAGCCACGTCGACGACACGGCCGACCGCCTGCCGGAGGAGATGCCGATCCTGGCGCTGGTCGAGACGGCCCGCGGCCTGCAGAACGTGGCCCAGATCGCCAGCGCCCCCTCCACGTTCCGCATCGCCTTCGGCACGGGGGACTTCAAGCGCGACACCGCGACCGGCGAGGACCCCATCGCACTCGCCTACGCCCGCTCGCAGCTCGTGATCGCCTCGCGCGCCGCCCGCCTGCCCGCGCCGATCGACGGTCCGACCCTCGCGATGGACGCGCTCGAGGAGGGCACGCGCCTCGCGAAGGAGATGGGCATGTCCGGCAAGCTGTGCCTCACGCACACGCACGCCGCGACGATCAATGCGGGCCTCGCGCCGAGCGTCGAGGAGGTCGCGTGGGCGCACGGGTTCGTGCGCGCCTTCGAGGAGTCGGGCGGCAAGATCACCGACGGCAGCGACCTGCCGCGCCTCGCCCGAGCCCAGAAGATCCAGGCGCAGGCGCGCGACTTCGGCATCGAGGTCGACCCGGCGACGCTCGCCGAGCTCAACTACTAG
- a CDS encoding RNA-binding S4 domain-containing protein, producing MSDRVRLDVWIWAVRLVKTRAAATEACRGGHVKLNGQAAKAAQPVRVGDEVRVRIHGFDRIVIVRQLLAKRVAAPIAAEAIEDRSPPRPTAIDAAQVPHRPKGAGRPSSRERREIDRLRGRDR from the coding sequence ATGAGCGACCGCGTGCGGCTCGACGTCTGGATCTGGGCGGTGCGGCTCGTCAAGACCCGCGCGGCCGCGACCGAGGCGTGCCGCGGCGGCCACGTGAAGCTCAACGGCCAGGCGGCGAAGGCGGCGCAGCCCGTGCGGGTCGGCGACGAGGTGCGCGTGCGCATCCACGGCTTCGACCGCATCGTGATCGTGCGGCAGCTGCTCGCGAAGCGCGTCGCGGCGCCGATCGCGGCCGAGGCGATCGAGGACCGCTCGCCGCCGCGGCCCACCGCGATCGATGCCGCGCAGGTGCCGCACCGCCCGAAGGGCGCCGGGCGTCCGTCGAGCCGGGAGCGGCGCGAGATCGACCGGCTGCGCGGCCGCGACCGCTGA
- a CDS encoding CapA family protein: protein MSAARLVRPTRAERRIRPVRAAAVGLLALAALAGCAAPAPQPTAEPTAAPPEPATASPVPSATPTETVVEVSALGDMLPHQTILDGARTADGWDFTPYLADIAPVLDSSGLVTCNLEAPVAGDALGVRAYPAFNAPSAFARDLAASGCDAFSTANNHALDAGVEGLERTADVLDALPVVWHGTARSAEEQRMPAITEVDGVRIALVSATALTNVAGPATSLSMLSDRPLIEQLMATAEAEADVVVVAAHWGVEYAPTVSPAQREAAEWLSSLGADVIIGTHPHVLEPVEWVESDAGRTLVWYSLGNALSSQIDVPRVFSAIGRFDIARTADGAIEIREPRAIPIYMHFDWSVADRRAGVLETRSNPHLYLLEDAAEPLTRSAWETTVDEQRAAIAAALGPEVTLVDR from the coding sequence GTGAGCGCCGCCCGCCTCGTCCGTCCCACGCGCGCCGAGCGACGCATCCGTCCCGTGCGCGCGGCGGCCGTAGGGTTGCTCGCGCTCGCGGCGCTCGCGGGCTGCGCGGCGCCCGCGCCGCAGCCCACGGCCGAGCCCACCGCCGCGCCGCCCGAGCCGGCGACCGCGAGCCCCGTGCCCTCCGCGACGCCGACCGAGACCGTCGTCGAGGTCTCGGCGCTCGGCGACATGCTGCCGCACCAGACGATCCTCGACGGTGCCCGGACCGCGGACGGCTGGGACTTCACCCCGTACCTCGCCGACATCGCGCCGGTGCTCGATTCGAGCGGCCTCGTGACCTGCAACCTCGAGGCCCCGGTCGCCGGCGACGCGCTCGGCGTGCGCGCCTACCCGGCGTTCAACGCGCCGTCGGCGTTCGCGCGCGACCTCGCCGCCTCCGGATGCGACGCCTTCAGCACCGCCAACAACCACGCGCTCGACGCGGGGGTCGAGGGACTCGAGCGCACCGCCGACGTGCTCGACGCGCTGCCTGTCGTCTGGCACGGCACCGCCCGCTCGGCCGAGGAGCAGCGCATGCCCGCGATCACGGAGGTCGACGGCGTCCGCATCGCCCTCGTCTCGGCGACCGCGCTCACGAACGTCGCCGGCCCCGCCACGAGCCTCTCGATGCTCTCCGACCGGCCGCTCATCGAGCAGCTGATGGCGACGGCGGAGGCGGAGGCCGATGTCGTGGTGGTCGCCGCGCACTGGGGCGTCGAGTACGCGCCGACCGTCTCGCCCGCGCAGCGCGAGGCCGCCGAGTGGCTCTCGTCGCTCGGCGCCGACGTGATCATCGGCACCCACCCGCACGTGCTCGAGCCGGTCGAGTGGGTCGAGTCCGACGCCGGCCGCACGCTCGTCTGGTACTCGCTCGGCAACGCGCTCTCGTCGCAGATCGACGTGCCGCGCGTGTTCAGCGCCATCGGTCGCTTCGACATCGCGCGCACGGCGGACGGGGCGATCGAGATCCGCGAGCCGCGCGCGATCCCGATCTACATGCACTTCGACTGGTCGGTCGCCGACCGCCGGGCGGGCGTGCTCGAGACGCGCTCGAACCCGCACCTCTACCTGCTCGAGGATGCCGCCGAGCCGCTCACGCGCTCGGCCTGGGAGACGACCGTCGACGAGCAGCGGGCCGCGATCGCGGCCGCGCTCGGGCCCGAGGTGACGCTCGTCGACCGGTAG
- a CDS encoding M15 family metallopeptidase produces MLVLGALVVALVGGCSAVPAQPSGSPAPAPTATAAVTHSERPQVEPAPTRTPAPAEIWDVDSAESLQVVVNKRRPMDPADFAPELVTVSTGNEDGAEVVRPEVDAALTALDAAMRAAIGEGTFVTSSYRSYDLQATYYRQAVARFGQQGADTTSARPGHSEHQTGLAIDLMSTSMQCRLAHCFGDTEAGRWIAAHAWEHGFVVRYPEGSDAVTGYAWEPWHLRYVGPEVSSAMHEQGIATLEEFFRLPPAPDYDS; encoded by the coding sequence ATGCTGGTGCTCGGAGCGCTCGTGGTCGCCCTGGTGGGCGGCTGCTCAGCCGTGCCCGCGCAGCCGAGCGGCAGCCCCGCGCCGGCGCCGACCGCGACCGCGGCCGTGACGCACAGCGAGCGCCCCCAGGTCGAGCCCGCCCCGACCCGCACGCCGGCGCCCGCCGAGATCTGGGACGTCGACTCGGCCGAGAGCCTCCAAGTGGTCGTCAACAAGCGCCGGCCCATGGACCCGGCCGACTTCGCGCCCGAGCTCGTCACGGTCTCGACGGGCAACGAGGACGGCGCGGAGGTCGTGCGCCCCGAGGTCGACGCCGCGCTCACCGCGCTCGACGCCGCGATGCGCGCCGCGATCGGCGAGGGCACGTTCGTCACCTCGTCGTACCGCTCCTACGACCTGCAGGCCACCTACTACCGGCAGGCGGTCGCGCGCTTCGGCCAGCAGGGCGCCGACACGACGAGCGCGCGCCCGGGGCACTCCGAGCACCAGACCGGCCTCGCGATCGACCTCATGTCGACGTCGATGCAGTGCCGGCTCGCCCACTGCTTCGGCGACACCGAGGCGGGCCGCTGGATCGCCGCGCACGCGTGGGAGCACGGCTTCGTCGTGCGCTACCCCGAGGGGTCGGATGCGGTGACGGGCTACGCGTGGGAGCCGTGGCACCTGCGCTACGTCGGGCCCGAGGTGTCGAGCGCGATGCACGAGCAGGGGATCGCGACGCTCGAGGAGTTCTTCCGCCTGCCGCCGGCCCCGGACTACGACTCGTGA
- a CDS encoding CsbD family protein, translated as MGLDDKISNAAKEGVGKAKEGIGDATDNERLEAEGHKDQAVANAKQAGEHVKDAGKDVGDAFGR; from the coding sequence ATGGGTCTCGACGACAAGATCTCGAACGCTGCCAAGGAAGGCGTCGGCAAGGCCAAGGAGGGCATCGGCGACGCCACCGACAACGAGCGCCTGGAGGCGGAGGGCCACAAGGACCAGGCCGTCGCCAACGCGAAGCAGGCCGGCGAGCACGTCAAGGACGCCGGCAAGGATGTGGGGGACGCCTTCGGACGCTGA
- a CDS encoding MDR family MFS transporter encodes MSRRQITLVIVGLMISMFLSSVSQTVVGTSMRTIADSLHGLDLQVWVVTAFLIVSTIVTPIYGKLSDIFGRRPLFLIAIVLFLVGSIACSFAQDMVQLAAFRALQGLGAGGLMSLPMTIMADILSPRERAKYQGYFLAVFGVSSILGPLIGGVLAGTPEILWLDGWRWVFLFNLPIGIAAVWMVFHYLHLPAHHERVRIDWWGAALLVVGVVPLLLVGEQGREWGWLSAPAIACYAVGTIGVVLFVWVERRMGDAALIPLHLFRSSTFSMATLLGVFTGFGMFAAMMLIPFVLQIVHGMNPTEAGFATLPMILGLMIASIGSGQIIARTGRYRFFPVVGLGVMALGYGLLVTLSYDSPLWALLLAQFGIGLGLGQLMQTLTIASQNAVQAKDMGVATSSSTFFRQLGGTAGVAVAFSLLFARLPETLRESFSRTDLRADLATALEDPAVLADPGNARILDVLQHPEQIGGALNSDSSFLNTADPRLAAPFLDGFNTATLMPFWVGLITVSVAFVLAIFFKAPPLKQKSAMEEAMEQRARLAQLEADASAPGSYAPPVTTSSIPVVGGSGDRSASAP; translated from the coding sequence ATGTCCCGCCGCCAGATCACGCTCGTGATCGTCGGCCTGATGATCTCGATGTTCCTCTCCTCGGTCTCGCAGACCGTGGTCGGCACGTCGATGCGCACCATCGCCGACAGCCTCCACGGGCTCGACCTGCAGGTGTGGGTCGTGACGGCATTCCTCATCGTGTCGACGATCGTCACGCCGATCTACGGCAAGCTGAGCGACATCTTCGGTCGCCGGCCGCTGTTCCTCATCGCGATCGTGCTGTTCCTCGTCGGCTCGATCGCGTGCTCGTTCGCGCAGGACATGGTGCAGCTGGCCGCGTTCCGCGCCCTCCAGGGCCTCGGCGCCGGTGGCCTCATGTCGCTGCCGATGACGATCATGGCCGACATCCTGAGCCCCCGCGAGCGGGCCAAGTACCAGGGCTACTTCCTCGCCGTCTTCGGCGTCTCGTCGATCCTCGGCCCGCTCATCGGCGGCGTGCTCGCCGGCACGCCGGAGATCCTCTGGCTCGACGGCTGGCGCTGGGTCTTCCTGTTCAACCTGCCGATCGGCATCGCCGCGGTGTGGATGGTCTTCCACTACCTGCACCTGCCCGCCCACCACGAGCGCGTGCGGATCGACTGGTGGGGCGCCGCGCTGCTCGTCGTGGGCGTCGTGCCGCTGCTGCTCGTCGGCGAGCAGGGCCGCGAGTGGGGCTGGCTCTCGGCCCCCGCGATCGCCTGCTACGCGGTCGGCACCATCGGCGTCGTGCTCTTCGTCTGGGTCGAGCGCCGCATGGGCGACGCCGCGCTCATCCCGCTGCACCTCTTCCGCTCGAGCACCTTCTCGATGGCGACGCTCCTGGGGGTGTTCACGGGCTTCGGCATGTTCGCCGCGATGATGCTCATCCCCTTCGTGCTGCAGATCGTGCACGGGATGAACCCGACCGAGGCCGGCTTCGCGACGCTGCCGATGATCCTCGGGCTCATGATCGCCTCGATCGGCTCCGGGCAGATCATCGCCCGCACCGGCCGGTACCGGTTCTTCCCCGTCGTCGGCCTCGGCGTCATGGCGCTCGGCTACGGCCTGCTCGTGACGCTCTCGTACGACAGCCCGCTGTGGGCGCTGCTGCTCGCGCAGTTCGGCATCGGCCTCGGCCTCGGGCAGCTCATGCAGACGCTCACGATCGCCTCGCAGAACGCCGTGCAGGCGAAGGACATGGGCGTCGCGACGAGCTCGTCGACCTTCTTCCGCCAGCTGGGCGGCACGGCCGGCGTCGCCGTCGCGTTCTCGCTCCTGTTCGCCCGGCTGCCCGAGACGCTGCGCGAATCCTTCTCGCGCACCGACCTGCGGGCCGACCTCGCGACGGCGCTCGAGGATCCTGCGGTGCTCGCCGACCCCGGCAACGCGCGCATCCTCGACGTGCTGCAGCACCCCGAGCAGATCGGCGGCGCGCTCAACTCCGATTCGTCGTTCCTCAACACCGCCGACCCGCGGCTCGCAGCGCCGTTCCTCGACGGCTTCAACACCGCCACCCTCATGCCCTTCTGGGTGGGGCTCATCACGGTGAGCGTCGCGTTCGTGCTCGCGATCTTCTTCAAGGCACCGCCGCTCAAGCAGAAGTCGGCGATGGAGGAGGCCATGGAGCAGCGGGCGCGCCTCGCGCAGCTCGAAGCGGATGCGTCGGCACCCGGCTCGTACGCCCCTCCCGTGACGACGTCGTCGATCCCGGTCGTGGGCGGCTCGGGCGATCGCAGCGCGTCGGCGCCCTGA
- a CDS encoding SDR family oxidoreductase, translating to MRIVVIGGTGNAGSAIVRALARRGAEAVPLSRSGRAVDGHPGVQADIVSGTGLDAALAAAEVLVDASNSRNPIDPKPFTIGARNAVAAAERVGVQRAVVLSILGVEASKLSYHRRKREQELAYLDSPIETAIIRAAQFHEWSADQFEAGSALGAIPVVLGGRLQPVAVSEVAELVADEALDPSGKRFIEIAGPQVRVSRDLAKAWQAATGARGIIVNGPFPPSMLDYLRSGANLTEQRKGRITFEEWLAQRR from the coding sequence ATGCGCATCGTCGTCATCGGCGGAACAGGGAACGCGGGCTCGGCGATCGTCCGAGCGCTCGCGCGCCGGGGAGCCGAGGCCGTGCCGCTCTCGCGCTCCGGCCGGGCGGTCGACGGCCATCCGGGCGTGCAGGCCGACATCGTCTCAGGCACCGGGCTCGACGCCGCGCTCGCGGCCGCCGAGGTGCTCGTCGACGCGTCGAACTCGCGCAACCCCATCGACCCCAAGCCCTTCACGATCGGCGCCCGGAACGCCGTCGCGGCGGCCGAGCGGGTCGGCGTGCAGCGCGCGGTCGTGCTCTCCATCCTCGGCGTCGAGGCGTCGAAGCTCTCCTACCATCGGCGCAAGCGCGAGCAGGAGCTCGCGTACCTCGACTCGCCCATCGAGACCGCGATCATCCGCGCCGCCCAGTTCCACGAGTGGTCGGCCGACCAGTTCGAGGCCGGCTCGGCGCTCGGAGCGATCCCCGTCGTGCTCGGCGGCCGGCTGCAGCCGGTGGCGGTGAGCGAGGTCGCCGAGCTCGTCGCCGACGAGGCGCTCGACCCGAGCGGCAAGCGGTTCATCGAGATCGCCGGCCCCCAGGTGCGCGTCTCCCGCGACCTCGCCAAGGCGTGGCAGGCCGCCACGGGCGCGCGCGGCATCATCGTGAACGGGCCGTTCCCGCCGTCGATGCTCGACTACCTGCGCTCCGGCGCCAACCTCACCGAGCAGCGCAAGGGCCGCATCACGTTCGAGGAGTGGCTGGCGCAGCGCCGCTGA